Below is a genomic region from Triticum dicoccoides isolate Atlit2015 ecotype Zavitan chromosome 5A, WEW_v2.0, whole genome shotgun sequence.
NNNNNNNNNNNNNNNNNNNNNNNNNNNNNNNNNNNNNNNNNNNNNNNNNNNNNNNNNNNNNNNNNNNNNNNNNNNNNNNNNNNNNNNNNNNNNNNNNNNNNNNNNNNNNNNNNNNNNNNNNNNNNNNNNNNNNNNNNNNNNNNNNNNNNNNNNNNNNNNNNNNNNNNNNNNNNNNNNNNNNNNNNNNNNNNNNNNNNNNNNNNNNNNNNNNNNNNNNNNNNNNNNNNNNNNNNNNNNNNNNNNNNNNNNNNNNNNNNNNNNNNNNNNNNNNNNNNNNNNNNNNNNNNNNNNNNNNNNNNNNNNNNNNNNNNNNNNNNNNNNNNNNNNNNNNNNNNNNNNNNNNNNNNNNNNNNNNNNNNNNNNNNNNNNNNNNNNNNNNNNNNNNNNNNNNNNNNNNNNNNNNNNNNNNNNNNNNNNNNNNNNNNNNNNNNNNNNNNNNNNNNNNNNNNNNNNNNNNNNNNNNNNNNNNNNNNNNNNNNNNNNNNNNNNNNNNNNNNNNNNNNNNNNNNNNNNNNNNNNNNNNNNNNNNNNNNNNNNNNNNNNNNNNNNNNNNNNNNNNNNNNNNNNNNNNNNNNNNNNNNNNNNNNNNNNNNNNNNNNNNNNNNNNNNNNNNNNNNNNNNNNNNNNNNNNNNNNNNNNNNNNNNNNNNNNNNNNNNNNNNNNNNNNNNNNNNNNNNNNNNNNNNNNNNNNNNNNNNNNNNNNNNNNNNNNNNNNNNNNNNNNNNNNNNNNNNNNNNNNNNNNNNNNNNNNNNNNNNNNNNNNNNNNNNNNNNNNNNNNNNNNNNNNNNNNNNNNNNNNNNNNNNNNNNNNNNNNNNNNNNNNNNNNNNNNNNNNNNNNNNNNNNNNNNNNNNNNNNNNNNNNNNNNNNNNNNNNNNNNNNNNNNNNNNNNNNNNNNNNNNNNNNNNNNNNNNNNNNNNNNNNNNNNNNNNNNNNNNNNNNNNNNNNNNNNNNNNNNNNNNNNNNNNNNNNNNNNNNNNNNNNNNNNNNNNNNNNNNNNNNNNNNNNNNNNNNNNNNNNNNNNNNNNNNNNNNNNNNNNNNNNNNNNNNNNNNNNNNNNNNNNNNNNNNNNNNNNNNNNNNNNNNNNNNNNNNNNNNNNNNNNNNNNNNNNNNNNNNNNNNNNNNNNNNNNNNNNNNNNNNNNNNNNNNNNNNNNNNNNNNNNNNNNNNNNNNNNNNNNNNNNNNNNNNNNNNNNNNNNNNNNNNNNNNNNNNNNNNNNNNNNNNNNNNNNNNNNNNNNNNNNNNNCAAGGGGGGGGAAGTTGGGCCAGGCCAGGGGCCAGGTGGGGTGGGGGAACTGGCTGGGCCAGGGGGttttcccctccctctccctttttttttctttcttttcttttattaattttcttttctgtttttagattatttaaaatgccaaagcattttacaaaaattagtgcaccccaccataattacgttagctattttagacaacccccgaaaatttttagttttggttttgaaactttttatctttgctcttgttttgatttttgttttagaatgggttcggatctaacgcgagtttatccacagtaaccgaggtgacgtggcaacattagtggggattactgtagcttaattacccgggcgtcacaagcaTTCTTGCTGAATTTTCGCAGCACTAAGCACCTAGGTAAGTCCTGCACGTTCAACCTGGCTAAAAcataaagaacatgcttgcatggaAGACCTTTACGTTTCATACTATCACAACTGCACTTCACTGTTTCTTCTGAATTACTAGGTGTATAGTCCACTTTGAATCTCAGTTGCCTGTTATTTTTCCATGCCACTATGAATCTCCTACTGACGGCTCCACTCAGTCTATCTATGATCTCAAGATCCGCTGCCTTCTTCATTTCTTTCTGCAAGAGGTAAAAGTTCACCGCAGTGAACTCACGGGCAGCGGCTTTTTCAATGCATTTGAAGTCGTCGAGTACTGCTACAGGGAGTGTCTGTGTGGACAGGTAGTCGTCGTGTGACTCGTTCTCATGGAGCCGAACAATGCAgttctcataatgcacaaccatATCAACAATTGTCATGCCAGAGTCAAGATGCATATGAAGGCAAGAGTTCAGACTCTCGCTCCTCTGGTTACTCCGCATACCAAGGAATAACCCACCGGTGAGATATGATGCAGCCCAAAGCCTTTTCTTCTGGTACATCCTACGCAACCATATTTCAGTTTTCTCCGACTCCCATTTAGCTCTAAAAGCTGCCCATCTCGCCTCAAACTCATCATGTGTAGTGTCATAATAAATAAGAGACCTGAACTCCTTAAGGGACTTGTGGTGGAGGTGTTTCTGCATGTTTTTCTCAATATGCCACGAACAAAGTCGATGCCACACGTTAGTAAGGACCTTCCTTATGGCCCTTATCATGGTTGCGTCTCCGTCAGTAATTACAGACCTCGGCTTCTTCTGACAATGAGCTCTTAAGAAGGTATGCAACAACCAAACGTATGTATCCTCTGTCTCATCTGACACAACTGCACAACCGAACACAGTGGTGCAACGATGATTGTTtagaccaacaaaaggtatgaatggcattCCATACCTATTCATCTTGTAAGTGCCGTCGAAGACGATTACATCACCAAAGTCAAGGTAATCCCAACGTGACTGAGAATCACACCAGAACATGTTCTTCAGCTTTCCTTCTGCGTCAACAGTGTGCTCAAGTCTGGATCCCTTGTCTTTCTCATCATCATGATACCAATTGCAGTGTCCGCATCACCCTTTGCTAGCAACTTCATTTTCTCCCTATAACACATGTTATAAAGCTTCCTCCTCCCGAAACCAGCCAGTGCATATGATCCATACCTACTAACAAAGTTGTCATAAATCCAATGTTTTTTTAGCCCAACACCTGCCATTGCTAAGATCTCGAGCTTCTGGTATTCCTTTATATGATTATGACATCGAAGATATATAACTTCATCTGGTTAGCAAGAGTGTGACTATGATCATCGCTGAAACTGCTGACATACCAAATGGAGCGCTCTCTGTCAACCTTCACAGTTAGATGGGCCTCACAATAGCACCGAGTCTCCGCTCTCAGCCTGCGCTTCTTCCCTTCCATGGTACAAAACTTGGCCTGTCATTTCCCAGATCTTGAACAGAGAAACCTCCTCAACCGCCTACGTGCGTCGATACCCTTACTATATTTCAAGTTGTCCCTCCTAATGCTGAAGCCTCGCTTTTTCGCATAGTCGTTATAGAAATCATATGCCTCCTCGTCTGTCCTGAACGTCGTGGACATCACTGTCCAATGCATGTCCAGTGATTCTTGCTGGTATTCATCGTACCCAGTATCAAAATTGCACTCATCACCATCGGCATCATCGTCGTTTTCGCACGCGTCACCATCCTCTTCCTGAAAAAAATACAATCAACGGTATATGTCAGTAAGTAGTTGTATAAGGAGTATCATATGTATTCACTTTCCACTACTTACTTTGCTCGAGCTGTCATTATAAGATGCATCGATATCGTTTTCGTCATTGGCATCATCGATAAAATTCCACTGATAGTACCCTTCCACTTCCATCTGGGCAAATTGTAAATATGATATGTAAGACTTGATGCGTATTTAATTTCACTTTAAAATAACATACATAATTTTAAACCTACATGGCTTCCGCTTTCAGCATATGAATCATCTACATCCATATCCTCATTGTCATCATCCCCTCCTATCTGTTCACAGTCGAACATGTTATTGTCATCGCGGATGCTTGTATTTAATATGGTTGAGAACATGCAGACCACTTACATTGCCACTGTAAGACTCATCCAAACTCATATAATTTTCGCCGTCATGTTCGTCTTCATCCAATGACAATGATCCGTCCTCGCTACCGCCATCATCACCGTCATATCCTATTTCAGCCTCAATCTATACACGTTCATATATAATCAAATATCCATTCAAACATCACGTAACATCTTTTCAATTAAAATCTGTTCTTAAATTACTATGCCAGCGCCTCGCGTACCTCGTTGCCTTCGTCAGACATGAGGCGGTTGTCGCCGGATACGACCTGCCGGCGGCGGAGGCGTCTGCCCGACCGAGGCGGTTGTCGGTGTAGCGCACAGTGCATGCGTTTTTTTTCCGTCGGCCAGGTACTgccggagatggcggcggcggcggcggcgcgagaggaGGCGGGGTGAGGCGTCTTGAAGATAGGGTTCGCCGATCATTTTTTTAATCACTCGGGCGTACGCAGCGGACGCGGGCGGGCATGCATGCGGACGTGGGCGCGTACGGGCGGCCGTACGCGACAGCGCCGTACGGCGACCCTGGCGCGCCTACAGCGGGCGGGTATTTTTATACGGCGTGCGAAAATGACCNNNNNNNNNNNNNNNNNNNNNNNNNNNNNNNNNNNNNNNNNNNNNNNNNNNNNNNNNNNNNNNNNNNNNNNNNNNNNNNNNNNNNNNNNNNNNNNNNNNNNNNNNNNNNNNNNNNNNNNNNNNNNNNNNNNNNNNNNNNNNNNNNNNNNNNNNNNNNNNNNNNNNNNNNNNNNNNNNNNNNNNNNNNNNNNNNNNNNNNNNNNNNNNNNNNNNNNNNNNNNNNNNNNNNNNNNNNNNNNNNNAGATATTGGTGAGTTACAAAGCCTCCAATGGTTAGCTTTGTTCGATAATGCTTTACAAGCTAAAAACCCTCATGAATGGGAATTTATACAAGCATTAACAAACTGCACCCAGTTGCAAGGTCTAGAATTGGACAACAATAGGTTCGGCGGAGCATTTCCTTCGGCAGTTTCCAATTTATCCATAACACTATATCATCTTTCCCTCACGGGAAATGAAATTTCTGGCCATATTCCTAGAGAGGTTGGTAACCTTGTCGGTTTAAGCTCCCTTCAGCTACAAGAAAATTATATAACGGGATCTCTCCCATCTTCATTGAGTATGCTTCAAAATCTAAGAGTTCTATGGGTAGGAGACAACAATATGGAGGGGCAAGTCCAACCTAGTATTTTGGGCAATTTGACCGAGCTAATTGACTTGTCTCTGCTCTTGAATGCCTTCACTGGAACAATCCCAAATACCATAGGAAATATGGCGTCCTTATTAAAACTAGACCTCTCTAGCAACAATTTTACTGGGACAGTCCCTAGCAGCTTATTCAATATCACAACACTCTCAGTATTTCTGGATATTTCATACAATTATTTAGAAGGACCAATACCACCTGAAATTGGGAACCTACAAAATCTTGTAGTTTTTAATGCCATGTTTAATCGGTTCTCAGGAGAAATCCCTTCTACTCTAGGAAAATGTCTGATCCTCCAAAACATTTTCCTACAAAACAATTTGATCATGGGAAATATTCCATCACTTTTGAGTGGGTTGAAGGGGTTAGAAATTCTCGACCTCTCAAGCAACAAACTTTCAGGCCAAATACCAAAATTCTTTGGAGATTTTAGTAGCTTGTCTTACCTAAACCTTTCTTTCAATGATTTTTATGGTGAAGTGCCAACAATTGGTATCTTTGCAAATTCTACTGTTGTTTCAGTCCTAGGGAATAGCAAGCTTTGTGGGGGCGTTCATGGTCTTCATTTGTCCCCATGTCCCATTCAAATTTCCAAGCGAAGGCATAAATTTCCAAAGCTTGTGATTATTGTTTCTcttgttgcaacaacaatatgcgtCCTCCTACTGCTCCTATTCTTCCTTGCTTGCCACAAGAAAAGAACGAGGGGGAATAATCCAACAATATCCATGCCAGGCCACAAACTTGTCTCCTACCAACAGTTGGCACATGGAACAAATGGTTTCTCAACAGCCAATTTGTTGGGTAATGGAAGCTATGGATCTGTCTACAGAGCAACCTTGCACGATGACATAGGTGAGCAAGAAAGCATTGTCGCTGTAAAAGTACTTAAACTTACAACCCCTGGAGCACTCAAGAGTTTCACATTTGAATGTGAGGCAATGAGAAATTTACGACATCGAAACCTTGTCAAGATCATAACAACATGCTCAAGCATCGACTTCAATGGGAATGATTTCAAGGCGATTTTGTTTGACTTTATGCCAACTGGTAGTTTGGGCGAGTGGCTTCACCCTAACTCAAACCACCAACCAGAGGCTAGGCACTTAAGTCTTGCCCAAAGATTGATCATACTCTTAGATGTGGCTTATGCATTGGATTATCTCCATTGCAGTGGAGGTACACCAATTGTGCATTGTGATCTAAAGCCAAGTAATGTCCTTCTGGATTCTGATATGGTAGCCCATGTCGGAGACTTTGGACTATCGAGGATTCTTGCAGAGGGGTGCTCATATTTCCAGCCTTCAACCAACTCGATGGGATTCAGGGGGACTATTGGTTACGCTCCTCCAGGTTAGCGCAATATTATATTTTTAACATTTTCCCACTTATCAAATTGCAAGTAACAATAGATGCTTACATACCTCTTAACTCAATATAGTAGTCGTAATTTCAGTCCCTCAATGCATTTCACATAACTTTTTAAATTGTGTTGTAGCATTAAATTAATTACTTCAATGTGTCAGAAAAAATCTCCTAATCGTTACCAAACCATCAGTGGGCGATGACATCTCTTTTAATGTGACAGAATATGGTGCTGGAAATATGGTTTCAACACATGGAGACATTTATAGCTATGGAATTCTTATTCTTGAAATGGTCACCGGAAGGAGGCCCACAGATGACATGTTTGATCAAGGATTAAGCCTTCACAAGTACGTCGAGGTAGCATTTGATAATAGAGCGATGGACATTGCTGATCCAGAATTGGTAAAAGAAGTTGAACATGTCCCAACAACAACAGATAATCCAACAAACCAAAGGAAGGTTGACACTCTGATTTCTCTATTTAAACTCGGGATTTTTTGCTCCGAGGAAATTCCGTCGAGTAGAATCTCAACCAAAGATATCGTGAATGAGCTGCGCGCAATAAAAGGTTAAAGCAATCAAGGAGAACAGGAACGTGAGATCCGAAGATAAATTATAAAGCAAGTATACCTTTCTCTAGCGTTCCCACAGAAAAAAGTGTAATTTGTGCCAAATTTACACGAGACATTCACATAATGTATACTCCTGTGAAAGCAACATAGTAAAGCAGTCCAAAAGTAGCATGTGTGTGCAGGCTGCTCTCTGATTGATCATTTTGTATCATCTAAGTTGTAATATCTGCACTCCTGCTCTTTTAAATGCCGCTTTCATTCCTTAATCCTCAAGTCAAGTCTCGACATGTAAGTTGGTCTGTGAGAGCATCTCCAATATAGGGCAGCATTTTGGGATTAGAGTAAAATTTTGGGCACCAAAAAGTGTTTATTTTTAGCACGACAAAGTACCATCTCCAACAGCTTGCGTGTAATAGGTCACCCAGAATAGCAAAATCATTCATTTTTAAACGAACATTCATACTACTTCAACCATATTTCATACATCGGAACTACTTAAACCACATTCTAGGTTGTATATTCAACACATTTCAACTACAGAATTAAACATGCAAACTACAAACACACTGCAGATTATCCCAATGAACGTCATCATCGTCAGAATCCTCCTTCTTGACCCCGATGAAGGCCCTGCTTCGGCATCGTTCTTGCACTTGGAATCCTCGAGATCACTCTTCTAGTAGAACTCTATCTCGTGTTGCACGTAGTCTGGGTGCTCCTTCGCAAACCATGACATTGCCTCCTTGTCGCTCTCTCGGATGTTGTACCGCTCGTCGATAACAATGTGGGTCACCGAATTGATTGCCCTAGATTCAATGGTCATCGGATGCCAATAGTGCTCCGCCACGGGCTCATACTCAATTAATGAGAAGTTGAGATTCTCGCGGCGATAGTTCACTCTAGATGGCGAAGcgctggatcgtgaagaccgtacgcttgAAAACTATGGAGATGTCATGCTTTTGGTATTCCATTCGAGGGATTGTTCGTGAACGATTCGAGGGACTTCAAGTATGAGATGCACCAACTCGTCCTCTTCCGCTGTAACTCGGAGTCGGTAATGATCTCATCCAAACCGTTATTCCATCTTCATAGTCTTCCTGGTTGATCATAGGGTGATTTTTTTCTACAACGTTTCCCAACATATGCATGTCTATTACTTAACATGCAGATACTCGTAGTGACATTAGGGTATTATTAGCATAAAGGTTGAACAATAGTATCATATGGTGTTGTCATAGTACGATTTCTCGAATTATGGTGGGTCAATAGATCAAGATTggaaagataactttgaggtggtttctgctacctcttgagcactgcgttggttttccccgaagaggaagggatgatgcagcaaagtagcataagtatttccctcggtttttgagaatcaaggtatcaatccagtaggaggctacgcgcgagtccctcgtacctgcacaaaaaaatatcctcgcaaccaacgcaaataggggttgtcaatccctataaggccacttacgagagtgagatctgatagatatgataagataatatttttgatatttttatgataaagatgcaaagtaaaataaaggcaaagtaaatagcaaaggaaataactaagtagtaggagattaatatgatgaagatagacccaggggccataggtttcactagtggcttctcttgagagcataagtattctacggtgggtgaacaaattactgttgagcaattgacagaattgagcatagttatgagaatatctaggtatgatcatgtatataggcatcacgtccgagacaagtagaccgactcctgcctgcatctactactattactccactcatcgaccgctatccagcatgcatctagagtattaagttaaaaatagagtaacgccttaagcaagatgacaagatgtagagggatagactcatgcaatatgaagaaaaccccatcttgttatccttgatggcaacaataccatacgtgccttgctgcccctactgtcactcggaaaggacactgcaagattgaacccaaagctaagcacttctcccattgcaagaaagatcaatctagtaggccaaaccaaactgataattctaagagacttgcaaagataaccaatcatacataaaataattcagagaagattcaaatattattcatagatagacttgatcataaacccacaattcatcggtctgaacaaacacaccgtaaaaagaagattacatcgaatagttctccacaagagagggggagaacattgtattaagatccaaaaagagagaagaagccatctagctactaactatggacccgtaggtctgaggtaaactactcacacttcatcggaggggctatggtgttgatgtagaagccctctgtgatcgatgccccctccggcggagctccggaacaggccccaagatgggatctcgtggatacagaaagttgtggcggtggaattaggtttttggctccgtatctgatcgtttgggggtacgtaggtatatataggaggaaggagtacgtcggtggagcaacagggggcccacgagggtggagggcgcgcctggggggggtaggcgcgccccctacctcgtggcctcctcttttctttcttgatgtagggtccaagtctcccgggtcttgttcgttcagaaaatcacgttccctaaggtttcattccgtttggactccgtttgatattccttttcttcgaaaccctaaaacaggcaaaaaacagcaattctgggctgggcctccggttaataggttagtcccaaaaataatataaaagtggataataaagcccaataatgtccaaaacagtagataatatagcatggggcaatcaaaaattatagatacgttggagacgtatcaagcatccccaagcttaattcctgctcgtcctcgagtaggtaaatgataaaaacagaatttttgatgcggagtgctacttggcataattttaatgtaatttttcttaattgtggtatgaatattcagatccgaaagattcaagacaagagttcatattgacataaaaataataatacttcaagcatacttaacaaagcaattatgtcttctcaaaataacatggctaaagaaagttatccctacaaaatcatatagtctggctatgctctatcttcaccacacaaaatatttaaatcatgcacaaccccggtgacaagccaagcaattgtttcatacttttgacattctcaaaactttttcaatcttcacacaatacatgagcatgagccatggatatagcactataggtggaatagagtggtggttgtggagaagacaaaaaaaagaagatagtctcacatcaactaggcgtatcaacgggctatggagatgcccatcaatagatatcaatgtgagtgagtagggattgccatgcaacggatgcagtagagctataagtatatgaaagctcaaaaaagaaactaagtgggtgtgcatccaacttgcttactcttgaagacctagggcattttgaggaagcccaccattggaatatacaagccaagttctataatgaaaaattcccactagtatatgaaagtgataacatgagagactctctactatgaagatcatggtgctactttgaagcacaagtgtggtaaaaggatagtaacattgtcccttctctctttttctctcattttttatttgggcctcttctcttttttatggcctcttttctttctctttttttatttttatttttcgtccggagtctcatcccgacttgcgggggaatcatagtctccatcatcctttcctcactgggacaatgctctaataatgatgatcatcaca
It encodes:
- the LOC119300440 gene encoding receptor kinase-like protein Xa21, translating into MFLFFTLFLYPYGAASLANGDVTAVQMHALLSLRGMVSDPFGSLLSWNSSNHPCKWRGVGCSRKHAGRIVELNLNSLGLIGGISPLLANLSYLRVLDLGENQLRGHIPSDLGHLRRLRVLNLTMNSLQGSIPTSLRGCTQLTKLILARNQLHGEIQGELGALRNLAILKLQTNALSGKIPSSLGNMSSLLILSLSNNSLSGMIPASLGNLPNLRQIFLSQNRLTGTIPSPIWNISSLVGFSVRDNKLTGTIPPNAFNDLPLLELLFMGNNKFHGDLPSSLTNATSLVQFEHFFFDTTPPDIGELQSLQWLALFDNALQAKNPHEWEFIQALTNCTQLQGLELDNNRFGGAFPSAVSNLSITLYHLSLTGNEISGHIPREVGNLVGLSSLQLQENYITGSLPSSLSMLQNLRVLWVGDNNMEGQVQPSILGNLTELIDLSLLLNAFTGTIPNTIGNMASLLKLDLSSNNFTGTVPSSLFNITTLSVFLDISYNYLEGPIPPEIGNLQNLVVFNAMFNRFSGEIPSTLGKCLILQNIFLQNNLIMGNIPSLLSGLKGLEILDLSSNKLSGQIPKFFGDFSSLSYLNLSFNDFYGEVPTIGIFANSTVVSVLGNSKLCGGVHGLHLSPCPIQISKRRHKFPKLVIIVSLVATTICVLLLLLFFLACHKKRTRGNNPTISMPGHKLVSYQQLAHGTNGFSTANLLGNGSYGSVYRATLHDDIGEQESIVAVKVLKLTTPGALKSFTFECEAMRNLRHRNLVKIITTCSSIDFNGNDFKAILFDFMPTGSLGEWLHPNSNHQPEARHLSLAQRLIILLDVAYALDYLHCSGGTPIVHCDLKPSNVLLDSDMVAHVGDFGLSRILAEGCSYFQPSTNSMGFRGTIGYAPPEYGAGNMVSTHGDIYSYGILILEMVTGRRPTDDMFDQGLSLHKYVEVAFDNRAMDIADPELVKEVEHVPTTTDNPTNQRKVDTLISLFKLGIFCSEEIPSSRISTKDIVNELRAIKG